The following are encoded together in the Gordonia insulae genome:
- a CDS encoding DUF4244 domain-containing protein, with protein sequence MVDNIFRQPVARLQTAVWRAVTDDEGMSTAEYAIGTIAAAAFGAILYTVVTGDNIVSALTGIIGKALNTSVG encoded by the coding sequence ATGGTGGACAACATCTTCCGACAGCCGGTGGCGCGACTGCAGACCGCGGTGTGGCGGGCGGTCACCGACGATGAGGGCATGAGCACCGCGGAGTATGCGATCGGCACCATCGCGGCCGCCGCCTTCGGGGCCATCCTCTACACGGTGGTCACCGGCGACAACATCGTGTCCGCGCTCACCGGCATCATCGGCAAGGCGCTCAACACGTCGGTGGGCTGA
- a CDS encoding TadE family type IV pilus minor pilin, whose amino-acid sequence MVTVEGAYAIAAIVGTVVIGVGAVAGASVQIRCTDAAREAARLTAIGDESARATAAALVGAGARITITDSGARIVAEVSAGVPLLPALELSARAVAAKEPDGPVVVEGDGAEAGPADTVIDEPDPEEPP is encoded by the coding sequence ATGGTCACCGTCGAGGGTGCGTATGCGATTGCCGCGATCGTCGGCACGGTGGTCATCGGTGTGGGCGCGGTGGCGGGCGCCTCGGTCCAGATCCGGTGCACCGACGCGGCCCGGGAGGCGGCGCGGCTCACCGCGATCGGTGACGAGTCGGCGCGTGCGACGGCCGCAGCGCTCGTCGGAGCCGGCGCGCGCATCACCATCACCGACAGCGGTGCGCGGATCGTCGCGGAGGTGTCGGCGGGTGTGCCGTTGCTGCCCGCCCTCGAATTGTCCGCGCGGGCGGTCGCGGCAAAGGAACCCGACGGACCCGTGGTGGTCGAGGGGGATGGCGCCGAGGCGGGCCCGGCGGACACCGTCATCGACGAACCCGACCCCGAGGAGCCGCCGTGA
- a CDS encoding Rv3654c family TadE-like protein, with product MRAKLRCCDDRGFATILGAFVIAAIAAVSVVMLYVGAAVLARHRAQSAADLAALAAAQDHVVAEPDPCATARQVADAQQVRARIDGCAVDGVDVVLTVEVPVELGPFGVHVAKASARAGPVD from the coding sequence ATGCGAGCGAAACTGCGCTGCTGCGATGACCGCGGATTCGCCACGATCCTCGGAGCCTTCGTGATCGCGGCGATCGCGGCCGTTTCGGTGGTGATGCTCTACGTGGGTGCGGCCGTGCTGGCGCGTCACCGTGCGCAGTCCGCCGCGGATCTGGCCGCGCTTGCTGCGGCGCAGGACCATGTGGTCGCCGAACCGGATCCGTGTGCGACCGCCCGGCAGGTGGCCGACGCCCAGCAGGTCCGTGCACGGATCGACGGGTGTGCGGTCGACGGCGTGGACGTGGTGCTCACCGTAGAGGTACCGGTGGAGCTCGGCCCGTTCGGCGTGCATGTCGCGAAGGCCTCGGCGCGGGCGGGGCCGGTGGACTGA
- a CDS encoding TIGR03857 family LLM class F420-dependent oxidoreductase, giving the protein MTANGTEPRVLDELGYYLLAGAGGEGPAALMDETRQGEALGLGTAFISERWNVKEASSLVGAACAVSERMQIATAATNHNTRHPLITASWATTMHRLSGGRFTLGLGRGIAAMYQAFGVPAVTTAQMEDFAQVMRRLWHGELIFGHDGPIGSYDLLFLDPDFDEDIRLAIVAFGPQTLALGGREFDDVILHTYFTPETLQRSVKTVKQAAEQAGRDPDSVRVWSCFATVGDHLPEELRLKKTVGRLATYLQGYGDLLVRTNGWDAAVLQRFRDDPVVQSIPGGIDHKADADQIEHIAGLIPDEWLEPSATGSPSQCAARIRQEFELGADAVIMHGASPAELEPVVTAYRAGD; this is encoded by the coding sequence GTGACCGCGAATGGGACCGAGCCCCGGGTGCTCGATGAACTGGGCTACTACCTGCTGGCCGGTGCCGGCGGCGAGGGGCCGGCCGCCCTGATGGACGAGACCCGACAGGGCGAGGCCCTCGGGCTGGGTACCGCGTTCATCTCCGAACGATGGAACGTGAAGGAGGCGTCGTCACTCGTCGGGGCGGCCTGTGCGGTCAGTGAACGCATGCAGATCGCCACGGCAGCAACCAATCACAACACCCGGCATCCGCTGATCACGGCATCGTGGGCGACCACGATGCATCGATTGTCGGGCGGTCGCTTCACCCTGGGACTCGGCCGGGGAATCGCCGCCATGTACCAGGCATTCGGGGTGCCCGCGGTCACCACCGCGCAGATGGAGGACTTCGCGCAGGTGATGCGCCGACTGTGGCACGGCGAGCTGATCTTCGGCCATGACGGGCCGATCGGTTCCTATGACCTGCTCTTCCTCGATCCGGACTTCGACGAGGACATCCGACTGGCCATCGTCGCGTTCGGCCCGCAGACCCTGGCGCTCGGCGGGCGGGAGTTCGACGACGTCATCCTGCACACCTATTTCACCCCGGAGACGTTGCAGCGCAGCGTGAAGACGGTCAAGCAGGCGGCCGAGCAGGCGGGACGGGACCCCGACAGCGTGCGCGTCTGGTCGTGTTTCGCGACGGTGGGTGATCATCTGCCCGAGGAACTCCGGTTGAAGAAGACCGTCGGCCGGTTGGCCACCTATCTGCAGGGTTACGGCGACCTGCTGGTGCGCACCAACGGCTGGGATGCCGCGGTGCTGCAACGCTTCCGCGACGATCCGGTGGTGCAGTCGATACCCGGCGGAATCGACCACAAGGCCGACGCGGATCAGATCGAACACATCGCCGGGCTGATCCCCGACGAATGGCTCGAGCCGTCGGCGACCGGGTCACCCTCGCAGTGCGCTGCTCGCATCCGGCAGGAGTTCGAACTCGGGGCCGACGCCGTCATCATGCACGGCGCCTCCCCGGCCGAACTCGAGCCGGTCGTGACGGCCTACCGGGCCGGTGACTGA